In Myotis daubentonii chromosome 10, mMyoDau2.1, whole genome shotgun sequence, one genomic interval encodes:
- the AEBP1 gene encoding adipocyte enhancer-binding protein 1 codes for MAAGRGAPLLALLALLALLPGGRPQTVLTDDEIEEFLEGFLSELEPGPREDEGGLEPPPPEPTLRLRKAQAGGKGARPRVDGEAPPEKPKDKGKKGKKDKGPKAARKLLEGSPRPPKATKKPKEKPPKATKRPKEKPPKATKRPKEKPPKATKRPKEKPPKATKRPLAGKRPPTPTPSEAPWWPLPPPLSPSPKELPQEEGGALPGPWPGPGGETPLEHHPEPEEELEQEQPTLDYNDQIEREDYEDFEYIRRQKQPRPPPSRRRPERPWLEHPEEKAEPPGQGVEAPEEKERIEPPAKPLLPPDYGDGYVIPDYDDMDYYFRPPSLPKPASELETDEEKEELKKPKKEGSSPKREETDDKWTLEKGKDHKGPRKGEEEEWAPAEKIKCPPIGMESHRIEDNQIRASSMLRHGLGAQRGRLNMQAGAVEDDYYDGAWCAEDDAQNQWIEVDTRRTTRFTGVITQGRDSSVHDDFVTSFFVGFSNDSQTWAMYTNGYEEMTFHGNVDKDTPVLSELPEPVVARFIRVYPLTWNGSLCMRLEVLGCPVSPVYSYYAQNEVVTTDDLDFRHHSYKDMRQLMKVVNEECPTITRTYSLGKSSRGLKIYAMEISDNPGDHELGEPEFRYTAGIHGNEVLGRELLLLLMQYLCREYRDGNPRVRNLVHDTRIHLVPSLNPDGYEVAAQMGSEFGNWALGLWTEEGFDIYEDFPDLNSVLWGAEERKWVPYRVPNNNLPIPERYLSPDATVSTEVRAIIAWMEKNPFVLGANLNGGERLVSYPYDMARTPSQEQLRAAALAAARGEDQDEVSEAQETPDHAIFRWLAISFASTHLTMTEPYRGGCQAQDHTGGMGIVNGAKWNPRSGTINDFSYLHTNCLELSIYLGCDKFPHESELPREWENNKEALLTFMEQVHRGIKGVVTDEQGIPIANATISVSGVNHGVKTAPGGDYWRILNPGEYRVTAQAEGYTPGAKTCNVDYDVGATQCNFVLARSNWKRIREILAMNGNRPIPRIDPSRPMTPQQRRLQQRRLQHRLRMRERMRLRRLNATAGPATTPTLPAMLPPTPSLAPSSVPNSTLGPWGPPPEPTASWGESETETYTEVVTELGTEEFGAELGPEEEEWDEGEGDAGPGLPFTTAETYTVNFGDF; via the exons ATggcggcggggcgcggggcgcccCTGCTGGCGCTGCTGGCGCTGCTGGCGCTGTTGCCCGGGGGGCGCCCGCAGACGGTGCTGACGGACGACGAGATCGAGGAGTTCCTCGAGGGCTTCCTGTCGGAGCTGGAGCCCGGGCCGCGGGAGGACGAGGGCGGCCTGGAGCCACCGCCCCCTGAGCCCACCCTGCGCCTCCGCAAAGCCCAGGCTGGGGGCAAGGGGGCGCGCCCGAGGGTGGACGGAGAGG CGCCTCCGGAAAAGCCCAAAgacaaagggaagaaaggaaagaaggacaaAGGCCCCAAGGCGGCCAGGAAGCTGCTGGAGGGATCCCCCAGGCCACCCAAGGCCACCAAGAAACCCAAGGAGAAGCCACCCAAAGCCACCAAGAGGCCCAAGGAGAAGCCACCCAAGGCCACCAAGAGGCCCAAGGAGAAGCCACCCAAGGCCACCAAGAGGCCCAAGGAGAAGCCACCCAAAGCCACCAAGAGGCCCCTGGCTGGGAAGAGGCCCCCGACCCCGACCCCCTCAGAAGCCCCATGGTGGCCACTGCCCCcgcccctcagccccagccccaaggaGCTGCCGCAGGAGGAAG GTGGGGCCCTCCCAGGTCCCTGGCCGGGTCCCGGAGGAGAGACCCCTTTGGAGCACCACCCTG AGccggaggaggagctggagcaggagcagccCACCCTGGACTACAACGACCAGATAGAGAGGGAGGACTACGAGGACT tcGAGTACATCCGGCGCCAGAAGCAGCCCAGACCGCCCCCCAGCAGAAGGAGGCCCGAGAGGCCCTGGCTCGAGCACCCCGAGGAGAAGGCGGAGCCCCCGGGGCAGGGGGTCGAGGccccagaggagaaggagaggatcG AGCCGCCTGCGAAGCCCCTTCTGCCCCCCGACTATGGGGACGGCTACGTGATCCCTGACTATGACGACA tggACTATTACTTCCGGCCTCCCAGCCTGCCGaagcctgcctctgagctggagACTGACGAAGAGAAGGAGGAGCTGA AGAAACCCAAAAAGGAGGGCAGCAGCCCCAAGCGGGAGGAGACCGATGACAAGTGGACGCTGGAGAAAGGCAAGGACCACAAAG GGCCCCGGAAGGGCGAGGAGGAAGAGTGGGCTCCAGCAGAGAAAATCA AGTGCCCCCCCATCGGGATGGAGTCGCACCGCATCGAGGACAACCAGATTCGAGCCTCCTCCATGCTGCGCCATGGCCTGGGCGCCCAGCGGGGCCGGCTCAACATGcag GCGGGTGCTGTCGAGGACGACTACTACGACGGGGCGTGGTGTGCCGAGGACGATGCGCAGAACCAGTGGATCGAGGTGGACACCAGGAGGACCACCAGGTTCACAGGCGTCATCACTCAAGGCCGCGACTCCAGCGTCCA TGACGACTTTGTGACCTCCTTCTTCGTGGGCTTCAGCAATGACAGCCAGACATGGGCGATGTACACCAACGGCTACGAGGAAATG aCCTTCCATGGGAATGTGGACAAGGACACGCCCGTTCTGAGCGAGCTCCCGGAGCCAGTGGTAGCCCGTTTCATCCGTGTGTACCCCCTCACCTGGAATGGCAGCCTGTGCATGCGCCTAGAGGTGCTGGGCTGCCCCGTGTCCC CTGTCTACAGCTACTATGCACAGAATGAGGTGGTCACCACCGACGACCTGGACTTCCGGCACCACAGCTACAAGGACATGCGCCAG CTGATGAAGGTGGTGAATGAGGAGTGCCCCACAATCACCCGTACATACAGCCTGGGAAAAAGCTCACGCGGGCTCAAGATCTACGCCATGGAGATCTCCGACAACCCTGGGGACCATGAGCTGG GGGAGCCGGAGTTCCGCTACACAGCCGGCATCCACGGCAACGAGGTCCTAGGCCGCGAGCTGCTGCTGTTGCTCATGCAGTACCTGTGCCGCGAGTACCGTGACGGGAACCCCCGCGTGCGCAACCTGGTCCACGACACGCGCATCCACCTGGTGCCCTCGCTGAACCCCGATGGCTATGAGGTGGCAGCGCAGATG GGTTCAGAGTTCGGGAACTGGGCACTGGGGCTGTGGACCGAGGAGGGCTTCGACATCTACGAGGACTTCCCGGATCTCAACTCTGTGCTCTGGGGAGCGGAGGAGAGGAAATGGGTCCCTTACCGGGTTCCCAACAACAACCTGCCCATCCCCGAACGCTACCTCTCCCCGGATGCCACG GTGTCCACGGAGGTCCGTGCCATCATCGCCTGGATGGAGAAGAACCCGTTCGTGCTGGGGGCAAACCTGAATGGTGGCGAGCGGCTCGTGTCCTACCCCTATGACATGGCGCGCACACCCAGCCAGGAGCAGCTGAGGGCCGCGGCCCTGGCGGCCGCCCGCGGAGAGGACCAGGACGAAGTGTCTGAGGCCCAGGAGACCCCAGACCACGCCATCTTCCGCTGGCTGGCCATCTCCTTCGCCTCCACCCACCTCACCATGACCGAGCCCTACCGGGGAGGGTGCCAAGCACAGGACCACACCGGGGGCATGGGCATCGTCAACGGGGCCAAGTGGAACCCCAGATCCGGGA CCATCAATGACTTCAGTTACCTGCACACCAACTGCTTGGAGCTCTCCATCTACCTGGGCTGTGACAAGTTCCCCCATGAGAGCGAGCTGCCCCGAGAGTGGGAGAACAACAAGGAAGCCCTGCTCACCTTCATGGAGCAG GTTCACCGCGGCATCAAGGGGGTGGTGACGGACGAACAGGGCATCCCTATTGCCAATGCCACCATCTCCGTGAGCGGCGTTAACCACGGCGTGAAGACAG cccctggcgGCGATTATTGGCGCATCCTGAACCCCGGGGAGTACCGCGTGACGGCCCAGGCGGAGGGCTACACGCCCGGCGCCAAGACCTGCAACGTGGACTACGACGTCGGGGCCACCCAGTGCAACTTCGTCCTGGCGCGCTCCAACTGGAAGCGCATCCGGGAGATCCTGGCCATGAACGGGAACCGGCCCATCCCGCGCATCGACCCCTCGCGCCCTATGACCCCCCAGCAGCGCCGCCTGCAGCAGCGCCGCCTGCAGCACCGGCTGCGCATGCGTGAACGGATGCGGCTTCGCCGCCTCAACGCCACCGcgggccccgccaccaccccgacGCTGCCCGCcatgctgccccccaccccctccctggccccctcctCCGTCCCCAACTccaccctggggccctggggccctccacctgagcccacggcCTCCTGGGGGGAGTCCGAGACCGAGACCTACACGGAGGTGGTGACGGAACTGGGGACGGAGGAGTTTGGGGCCGAGCTGGggccggaggaggaggagtgggacGAGGGGGAGGGGGACGCCGGCCCGGGGCTCCCCTTCACCACGGCGGAGACCTACACGGTGAACTTCGGGGACTTCTGA